A genomic stretch from Streptomyces sp. QL37 includes:
- a CDS encoding glycoside hydrolase family 3 C-terminal domain-containing protein, which translates to MTDHPFPFRDPQLSFSRRTDDLLGRLTLDERIAMLHQFAPAVERLGLGPFRTGQEALHGVAWMGPATVFPQAVGLGATWNDDLVRRVGEAVGDEVRAKRAQDDRVGLNVWAPTVNLLRHPLWGRGEEGYSEDPTLTSAIAVAYTRGLRGDDPRYWRTAPVLKHWLAHNNETDRDTASSSVRPRVLHEYDLRAFRDAVRAGAVAGVMPAYNLVNGRPNHVSPLLGRHLRRWTEQPLVVCSDAGAPSNLVDSEHYFDTHEEATAAALKAGVDSFTDHGTDSTVMTGRIRDALAKGLIDEDDIDTAVRRLLTMRFALGEFDPELDPYAKVDALDTEEHRALALEAAEQAVVLLKNDGLLPLEPRRGRTVAVVGLLGDACKLDWYSGTLMHRSSPLDGIRERYGAENVLFTEGVDRITLKCSGGWLQVPATEGTADGEARGAEGALDPALLAGRTDLPPLTCGEEATELALVDWGDGVLTLRTDDGLYLSVADDGYVRASADEPGGWVVQETFRFEAVEGHDGGHRLLHIGTGGYVSVAAGGAKVAESGEKISRDDATVFERETVEHGADAVARAAAAADTVIVVAGNDPHINGRETEDRTTLALPAQQDRLWRAAHAANPRTVLVLTSAYPYAVGVAADELPALVWTAHGGQAAGTALARVLAGDVSPAGRLPQTWYASDDDLPGLFDYDIIGSRQTYLYFDGTPLYPFGHGLGYADFTYSALRTEVDGGRLRVSLTVTNDGSVPADEVAQLYVRAAGPGGTDLPLRRLVGHRRAHLAPGAAERVEFDVSVEELGHWSVAHGRWTVEPGAYEILAGASSADIRLAATAVVDGEPQGPRPVVTRGLEAADYDVQQGTEIVDRAKTEGDAVTPASVGGKGQLVYRACDFGDGVDGLRFLASGEGTITVRVDDRSLELRLPDTGGPYDYRVLETALGLRGVRELRIGIEGSVRLARVDVVPGKESA; encoded by the coding sequence GTGACGGACCATCCGTTTCCCTTCCGCGACCCGCAGCTGTCCTTCTCCCGGCGCACCGACGATCTGCTCGGACGGCTCACGCTCGACGAGCGGATCGCGATGCTGCACCAGTTCGCCCCCGCGGTGGAGCGGCTGGGCCTCGGCCCGTTCCGTACCGGGCAGGAGGCCCTGCACGGGGTCGCCTGGATGGGCCCCGCCACCGTCTTCCCGCAGGCCGTCGGTCTCGGCGCCACCTGGAACGACGACCTGGTCCGCCGGGTCGGCGAGGCCGTCGGCGACGAGGTGCGGGCCAAGCGCGCCCAGGACGACCGCGTCGGGCTCAACGTCTGGGCGCCGACGGTGAATCTGCTGCGCCACCCGCTGTGGGGCCGCGGCGAGGAGGGGTACTCCGAGGACCCGACGCTGACCTCCGCCATCGCCGTCGCCTACACCCGGGGACTGCGCGGGGACGACCCCCGCTACTGGCGCACCGCCCCCGTGCTCAAGCACTGGCTCGCGCACAACAACGAGACCGACCGCGACACGGCCTCCTCCTCGGTCCGCCCGCGCGTCCTGCACGAGTACGACCTGCGCGCCTTCCGCGACGCCGTACGCGCCGGAGCGGTGGCCGGGGTCATGCCGGCCTACAACCTCGTCAACGGCCGCCCCAACCACGTCTCGCCGCTCCTCGGCCGGCACCTGCGGCGCTGGACGGAGCAGCCGCTCGTCGTCTGCTCGGACGCGGGCGCGCCCTCCAACCTGGTCGACTCCGAGCACTACTTCGACACCCACGAGGAGGCCACCGCGGCCGCCCTGAAGGCGGGTGTCGACAGCTTCACCGACCACGGCACGGACTCCACGGTCATGACCGGCCGCATCCGCGACGCGCTCGCCAAGGGCCTCATCGACGAGGACGACATCGACACGGCGGTCCGCCGGCTGCTCACCATGCGCTTCGCGCTCGGCGAGTTCGACCCGGAGCTCGATCCGTACGCGAAGGTGGACGCCCTGGACACCGAGGAGCACCGGGCGCTCGCCCTGGAAGCCGCGGAACAGGCCGTCGTCCTGCTGAAGAACGACGGGCTGCTGCCCCTGGAGCCGAGGCGCGGGCGGACCGTCGCCGTGGTCGGGCTGCTCGGCGACGCCTGCAAGCTCGACTGGTACAGCGGGACGCTCATGCACCGCTCGTCGCCGCTCGACGGGATCCGCGAGCGGTACGGCGCCGAGAACGTGCTCTTCACGGAGGGCGTGGACCGGATCACTCTGAAGTGCTCCGGTGGGTGGCTCCAGGTGCCCGCGACCGAGGGGACGGCGGACGGAGAGGCACGGGGGGCGGAAGGCGCCCTCGACCCGGCCCTCCTCGCCGGCCGCACCGACCTTCCCCCGCTCACCTGCGGCGAGGAGGCCACCGAACTGGCCCTCGTCGACTGGGGCGACGGCGTTCTCACCCTGCGTACCGACGACGGGCTGTACCTCTCCGTCGCCGACGACGGATACGTCAGGGCCTCCGCGGACGAGCCGGGCGGCTGGGTCGTCCAGGAGACCTTCCGCTTCGAAGCGGTGGAGGGGCACGACGGCGGGCACCGCCTTCTGCACATCGGGACCGGTGGGTACGTGTCTGTCGCCGCCGGCGGAGCGAAGGTTGCCGAGTCCGGCGAGAAGATTTCCCGGGACGACGCCACGGTCTTCGAGCGCGAGACGGTCGAGCACGGTGCCGACGCCGTCGCCCGGGCCGCCGCGGCGGCCGACACCGTCATCGTCGTGGCGGGCAACGACCCCCACATCAACGGCCGCGAGACCGAGGACCGCACGACCCTCGCCCTCCCCGCCCAGCAGGACCGGCTGTGGCGTGCCGCGCACGCCGCCAATCCGCGTACGGTCCTCGTCCTGACCTCCGCCTACCCGTACGCGGTCGGCGTCGCGGCGGACGAGCTTCCGGCCCTGGTCTGGACGGCGCACGGCGGCCAGGCCGCGGGCACCGCGCTCGCCCGTGTCCTCGCGGGCGACGTGTCACCGGCCGGACGGCTCCCGCAGACCTGGTACGCGAGCGACGACGACCTGCCCGGCCTGTTCGACTACGACATCATCGGCTCCCGGCAGACCTACCTCTACTTCGACGGCACCCCGCTCTACCCCTTCGGACACGGCCTCGGCTACGCCGACTTCACCTACTCGGCGCTGCGGACCGAGGTGGACGGCGGGCGGCTGCGGGTGTCGCTGACCGTCACCAACGACGGCAGCGTCCCCGCCGACGAGGTCGCCCAGCTCTACGTCCGCGCGGCCGGGCCCGGCGGGACGGACCTGCCTCTGCGCAGGCTGGTCGGCCACCGCAGGGCGCACCTCGCCCCCGGCGCGGCGGAGCGGGTCGAATTCGACGTGAGCGTCGAGGAGCTGGGGCACTGGAGCGTGGCGCACGGCCGGTGGACCGTCGAGCCGGGCGCGTACGAGATCCTCGCAGGCGCGTCGAGCGCCGACATCCGGCTTGCCGCCACAGCGGTCGTCGACGGGGAGCCGCAGGGCCCGCGCCCGGTGGTGACGCGCGGTCTGGAGGCCGCCGACTACGACGTCCAGCAGGGCACGGAGATCGTCGACCGCGCGAAGACGGAGGGGGACGCCGTCACGCCCGCCTCCGTCGGCGGCAAGGGGCAACTCGTCTACCGGGCATGCGACTTCGGTGACGGTGTCGACGGACTGAGGTTCCTGGCCTCGGGGGAGGGGACCATCACCGTGCGCGTGGACGACCGCAGCCTGGAGCTCCGGCTCCCGGACACCGGGGGACCGTACGACTACCGAGTCCTGGAAACCGCACTCGGCCTCCGCGGAGTGCGGGAGCTGCGCATCGGCATCGAGGGCTCCGTGCGTCTCGCCCGCGTCGACGTCGTCCCCGGCAAGGAGTCCGCGTGA
- a CDS encoding carbohydrate ABC transporter permease — MLSGLTGLAGVKPGTRGRLRPVWEEEPSRTGLASKGVVLVLICLAVLFPLWVVIVTSLSSVRTITEAGGLVVIPRGVTFVAYQELLGGGQVTRATVISLCVTVVGTLFSMTVSIMCAYGLSRTGSVLHRPLLVFMLATMFFGAGLIPTYLVVQGLGLTDSYLALILPSALNVFNILVLRAFFMSTAQELIESARIDGAGDFRILWQIVMPLSRAVIAVITLFYAVGYWSAWFNASIYISDPQMLPLQNVMNQLVLKQERPTGLAQAINTGHLSPLAIQMAVMVLALIPVAFLSPFVQKHFKEGMLTGAVKG; from the coding sequence CTGCTCTCCGGACTGACCGGCTTGGCCGGTGTGAAGCCGGGAACACGCGGCCGGCTGCGCCCGGTGTGGGAGGAGGAGCCGTCGAGGACCGGTCTCGCCTCCAAGGGCGTGGTCCTGGTCCTGATCTGTCTGGCGGTCCTCTTCCCGCTCTGGGTCGTGATCGTCACCAGCCTGTCCTCGGTGAGGACCATCACCGAGGCGGGCGGGCTGGTGGTGATCCCGCGCGGCGTCACCTTCGTCGCCTACCAGGAGCTCCTCGGCGGCGGCCAGGTCACCCGGGCCACCGTGATCAGCCTCTGTGTGACCGTGGTCGGGACGCTCTTCAGCATGACGGTGTCCATCATGTGCGCGTACGGGCTCTCGCGTACCGGATCCGTGCTGCACCGGCCGCTGCTGGTGTTCATGCTCGCCACGATGTTCTTCGGCGCGGGTCTCATCCCCACCTACCTGGTGGTGCAGGGGCTCGGTCTCACCGACTCCTATCTGGCGCTGATCCTGCCGAGCGCGCTGAACGTCTTCAACATCCTGGTCCTGCGCGCCTTCTTCATGAGTACGGCCCAGGAGCTCATCGAGAGCGCCCGGATCGACGGGGCGGGCGACTTCCGCATCCTGTGGCAGATCGTCATGCCGCTGTCCCGCGCGGTCATCGCCGTGATCACGCTGTTCTACGCGGTCGGCTACTGGAGCGCCTGGTTCAACGCGTCCATCTACATCAGCGACCCGCAGATGCTGCCGCTGCAGAACGTGATGAACCAGCTGGTCCTCAAGCAGGAGCGCCCCACCGGCCTCGCCCAGGCCATCAACACGGGCCATCTGTCACCACTCGCCATCCAGATGGCGGTCATGGTGCTGGCGCTGATCCCGGTCGCGTTCCTGTCGCCCTTCGTGCAGAAGCACTTCAAGGAAGGCATGCTCACCGGCGCCGTCAAGGGCTGA
- a CDS encoding extracellular solute-binding protein, whose amino-acid sequence MTPNSPSAPSRRRFLASSVVVAAAVGGGMPLLAACGGGSGGSKNEGTTTGKKLKDLLPAYVPSKAVTPDIPGKNGSAVGFTTALPASELAVSVPKKLGKGSELTIMAPLWGTSPGEGNPYWTAMDEAVGVKVKWQNQDGNVYGQKLGAVLASSSIPDAVVVPGWELGGKIPSAIANKFADLGPYLSGDKVKAYPNLAAIPTGAWQRGVFAEKLRGLPMPAEATPNITPFYRADIFEEKGYEVPTTTQEFYDLCKEINAPKSKVWACSDMTWSAFVFFGVLPEKPYYWKLVDDKLVNRYETDEYLEALEWSRSLYSAGFVHPDAKAETGDMRTTFSSGNALMYNADISDWYAATAIQRLDKPDFRMGAMDFFAHDGGDPVIYEAAPSNIWCFVNKDADKKTVEDILALANYTAAPYGTKEQRLKAYGLEGTHHTLKDGVLTKTEKGNNQVFATYEYVATSAPFRAYPDHPDVVKGVIEWQQRQGAHLRKPLFHGMQIQEPTRFTELNAQFEDLEKDIVRGRKKVSDMQQQVSDWKTKGGDKLRDWYKKLLDETGESAS is encoded by the coding sequence ATGACGCCGAACTCCCCCTCCGCTCCCAGTCGGAGACGATTCCTCGCCTCCTCCGTGGTTGTCGCGGCAGCCGTGGGCGGCGGGATGCCGCTCCTCGCCGCCTGCGGCGGCGGTTCCGGCGGTTCGAAGAACGAGGGCACGACGACGGGCAAGAAGCTGAAGGACCTGCTTCCCGCCTATGTGCCCTCCAAGGCGGTCACCCCGGACATCCCCGGCAAGAACGGCTCCGCGGTGGGCTTCACCACCGCGCTCCCGGCCTCGGAGCTGGCGGTGTCGGTGCCGAAGAAGCTCGGCAAGGGCAGCGAGCTCACGATCATGGCGCCGCTGTGGGGCACCTCGCCGGGTGAGGGCAATCCGTACTGGACGGCCATGGACGAGGCCGTCGGCGTCAAGGTCAAGTGGCAGAACCAGGACGGCAACGTCTACGGCCAGAAGCTCGGCGCGGTGCTCGCCTCCAGCAGCATCCCGGACGCCGTCGTCGTCCCCGGCTGGGAGCTGGGCGGCAAGATACCGTCCGCCATCGCCAACAAGTTCGCCGACCTCGGCCCGTACCTCTCGGGCGACAAGGTGAAGGCCTACCCGAACCTCGCGGCCATCCCCACCGGCGCCTGGCAGCGCGGGGTCTTCGCCGAGAAGCTCCGCGGCCTGCCCATGCCGGCCGAGGCGACCCCGAACATCACCCCCTTCTACCGCGCGGACATCTTCGAGGAGAAGGGGTACGAGGTCCCGACCACCACGCAGGAGTTCTACGACCTCTGCAAGGAGATCAACGCCCCGAAGAGCAAGGTGTGGGCGTGCAGCGACATGACGTGGTCGGCGTTCGTCTTCTTCGGCGTGCTGCCGGAGAAGCCGTACTACTGGAAGCTCGTCGACGACAAGCTGGTCAACCGCTACGAGACCGACGAGTACCTCGAAGCCCTGGAGTGGTCGCGCTCCCTGTACTCGGCGGGCTTCGTGCACCCCGACGCCAAGGCCGAGACGGGTGACATGCGGACCACCTTCTCGTCCGGCAACGCCCTCATGTACAACGCCGACATCTCGGACTGGTACGCCGCCACCGCGATCCAGCGGCTGGACAAGCCGGACTTCCGCATGGGGGCGATGGACTTCTTCGCCCATGACGGCGGTGACCCGGTCATCTACGAGGCCGCGCCCTCCAACATCTGGTGCTTCGTCAACAAGGACGCGGACAAGAAGACGGTCGAGGACATCCTCGCCCTCGCCAACTACACCGCCGCCCCCTACGGCACCAAGGAACAGCGCCTCAAGGCGTACGGCCTGGAGGGCACCCACCACACCCTCAAGGACGGTGTGCTCACCAAGACGGAGAAGGGCAACAACCAGGTCTTCGCCACCTACGAGTACGTCGCCACCTCGGCGCCGTTCCGGGCCTACCCCGACCACCCCGACGTGGTGAAGGGTGTCATCGAGTGGCAGCAGCGTCAGGGCGCGCACCTGAGGAAGCCGCTCTTCCACGGCATGCAGATCCAGGAGCCGACCCGCTTCACCGAGCTCAACGCGCAGTTCGAGGACCTGGAGAAGGACATCGTGCGCGGCCGCAAGAAGGTCAGCGACATGCAGCAGCAGGTCTCGGACTGGAAGACCAAGGGCGGCGACAAGCTTCGCGACTGGTACAAGAAGCTGCTCGACGAGACCGGCGAGTCGGCTTCCTGA
- a CDS encoding ABC transporter permease subunit: MSLSTEDRRAREPRTPPVETRAAGGAPVATKVPLRHRLRRDRTLLLMTLPAMLLLLVFAYVPLAGNVVAFQDYDPYIADNAFQAIAQSPWVGFEWFQQMVNDRLFWSALRNTLAIFLLQLTLFFPVPILLALFINSFVRPRVRAVAQAVLYLPHFFSWVLVVTVFQQMFGGAGLIAQTLREHGHEGFDLMTDPGLFKFLITFEMIWKDAGWGVIVFLAALAAVSPDLYEASAMDGANRWRRMWHITLPALRPVVALLLVLQVGNALTVGFEQILLQRTAVGPGASEVLDTYVWNVGITNGGFSYAAAVGIVKGVFGLLLVLGANKVAHLMGEQGVYKK; the protein is encoded by the coding sequence ATGTCACTGAGCACAGAGGACCGGCGCGCGCGGGAGCCACGGACGCCGCCGGTCGAGACACGGGCGGCCGGTGGCGCGCCCGTCGCCACCAAGGTGCCCCTGCGGCACCGGCTGCGCAGGGACCGCACCCTGCTGCTGATGACCCTGCCGGCGATGCTGCTGTTGCTGGTCTTCGCCTACGTTCCGCTGGCGGGCAACGTCGTCGCCTTCCAGGACTACGACCCCTACATCGCGGACAACGCATTCCAGGCCATCGCGCAGAGCCCCTGGGTCGGGTTCGAGTGGTTCCAGCAGATGGTGAACGACCGGCTGTTCTGGTCCGCGCTGCGGAACACGCTGGCGATCTTCCTCCTTCAGCTGACCCTGTTCTTCCCGGTGCCGATCCTGCTCGCGCTGTTCATCAACAGCTTCGTGCGGCCCCGGGTCCGGGCGGTGGCGCAGGCGGTCCTCTACCTGCCGCACTTCTTCTCCTGGGTCCTGGTCGTGACCGTGTTCCAGCAGATGTTCGGCGGGGCCGGTCTCATCGCGCAGACGCTGCGGGAGCACGGTCACGAGGGCTTCGACCTGATGACCGACCCCGGTCTGTTCAAGTTCCTGATCACCTTCGAGATGATCTGGAAGGACGCCGGCTGGGGCGTCATCGTCTTCCTCGCCGCCCTGGCGGCGGTCAGTCCCGACCTCTACGAGGCGAGCGCCATGGACGGCGCGAACCGCTGGCGCCGGATGTGGCACATCACCCTGCCCGCCCTGCGCCCCGTCGTGGCCCTGCTGCTGGTGCTCCAGGTCGGCAACGCGCTGACCGTGGGCTTCGAGCAGATCCTGCTCCAGCGCACCGCGGTCGGACCGGGTGCCTCGGAGGTGCTGGACACCTACGTCTGGAACGTCGGTATCACCAACGGCGGATTCAGCTACGCGGCGGCCGTCGGGATCGTCAAGGGAGTCTTCGGTCTACTGCTGGTCCTCGGGGCCAACAAGGTCGCCCATCTCATGGGTGAGCAGGGGGTGTACAAGAAGTGA
- the yicI gene encoding alpha-xylosidase, which translates to MKFTDGFWLMREGVRASYATEIRDLRVDPDRFTAYASVKRVATRGDTLNTPLITVECFSPAEGVIGVRTTHHAGRVRRGPDFALLADDTTASGARTRRDGAVTELTSGPLTLRMDGDGLWGITFLDGDGRRLTGVDPKGTAFATTPDGIHHMIAQLALEVGENVYGLGERFTPYVKNGQTVDIWQADGGTSSELAYKNIPFYLSSRGYGVFVNHPGKVSFEVGSESVGQVQFSVEDQSLEYYVVAGPTPKDVLSRYTALTGRPALPPAWSFGLWLTTSFCTSYDEETVTSFVDGMAERGIPLSVFHFDCFWMREYQWSDFLWDPEVFPDPEGMLARLKERGLRISMWINPYIAQKSALFAEGAEQGYLVRRADGDIWQWDLWQPGMALVDFTNPAARAWYGDKLRLLLDQGVDCFKTDFGERIPTDVVWHDGSDPERMHNYYAQIYNRTVFELLEKERGTGEAVLFARSATAGGQQFPVHWGGDCFASFTAMAESLRGGLSLSLSGFGFWSHDIGGFEGTPDPAVFKRWLAFGLLSSHSRLHGNVSYRVPWEFGEEAVDVARKFTLLKHRLMPYLYGVAAEAHRTGVPMMRPMLAEFPGDPASRTLDRQYMLGPDLLVAPVFTEDGEVEYYVPEGTWTSLLTGERVTGPAWRHETHGFDSLPLLVRDGAVLPWGADDQRPDGDWLDGLTLRVFGSGTGESTVTVPDLAGATAAEFRVIRDGSGTRVTAEGSDRPYRVSLEESGAVEAGAGTVTVV; encoded by the coding sequence GTGAAGTTCACCGACGGTTTCTGGCTGATGCGGGAGGGCGTCCGCGCCTCCTACGCGACCGAGATCCGCGATCTGCGGGTCGACCCCGACCGGTTCACCGCGTACGCGTCGGTCAAGCGTGTCGCGACGCGCGGGGACACGCTCAACACCCCGCTGATCACGGTCGAGTGCTTCTCCCCGGCCGAGGGTGTCATCGGCGTACGCACCACCCATCACGCGGGCAGGGTCCGGCGCGGACCGGACTTCGCCCTGCTGGCGGACGACACCACGGCGTCCGGGGCCCGCACCCGCCGGGACGGCGCGGTCACCGAACTCACCAGCGGACCACTGACATTGCGCATGGACGGCGACGGCCTCTGGGGGATCACCTTCCTCGACGGCGACGGGCGGCGTCTCACCGGAGTGGACCCGAAGGGCACCGCCTTCGCGACCACACCTGACGGCATCCACCACATGATCGCCCAACTCGCCCTGGAGGTCGGCGAGAACGTCTACGGCCTCGGTGAGCGCTTCACGCCGTACGTGAAGAACGGCCAGACCGTCGACATCTGGCAGGCGGACGGCGGCACCAGCAGCGAACTCGCCTACAAGAACATCCCGTTCTACCTCTCCTCCCGTGGCTACGGCGTGTTCGTCAACCACCCCGGCAAGGTCTCCTTCGAGGTCGGCTCGGAGTCCGTAGGGCAGGTGCAGTTCAGCGTCGAGGACCAGTCGCTGGAGTACTACGTCGTCGCCGGCCCGACGCCCAAGGACGTCCTGTCCCGCTACACGGCCCTGACCGGCAGGCCGGCGCTGCCACCGGCCTGGTCGTTCGGCCTCTGGCTGACCACGTCCTTCTGCACGTCCTACGACGAGGAGACCGTCACCTCCTTCGTGGACGGCATGGCCGAGCGGGGCATCCCGCTGAGCGTCTTCCACTTCGACTGCTTCTGGATGCGCGAGTACCAGTGGTCGGACTTCCTCTGGGACCCCGAGGTCTTCCCCGACCCGGAGGGGATGCTGGCCCGCCTCAAGGAGCGCGGGCTGCGCATCAGCATGTGGATCAACCCCTACATCGCCCAGAAGTCGGCCCTGTTCGCGGAGGGCGCCGAGCAGGGATACCTGGTGCGGCGGGCCGACGGCGACATCTGGCAGTGGGACCTGTGGCAGCCGGGTATGGCACTGGTCGACTTCACCAACCCGGCCGCCCGCGCCTGGTACGGCGACAAGCTGCGTCTGCTGCTCGACCAGGGCGTCGACTGCTTCAAGACGGACTTCGGCGAGCGCATCCCCACGGACGTCGTCTGGCACGACGGCTCCGATCCGGAGCGGATGCACAACTACTACGCGCAGATCTACAACCGCACCGTCTTCGAGCTCCTGGAGAAGGAGCGGGGCACGGGGGAGGCGGTGCTCTTCGCCCGCTCGGCGACCGCGGGCGGGCAGCAGTTCCCGGTGCACTGGGGCGGAGACTGCTTCGCCTCGTTCACCGCCATGGCGGAGTCCCTGCGCGGCGGTCTCTCGCTCAGCCTGTCCGGCTTCGGCTTCTGGAGCCATGACATCGGCGGCTTCGAGGGGACCCCCGACCCCGCGGTCTTCAAGCGCTGGCTCGCCTTCGGTCTGCTCTCCTCGCACAGCCGGCTGCACGGCAACGTCTCCTACCGGGTGCCGTGGGAGTTCGGCGAGGAAGCCGTCGACGTGGCACGGAAGTTCACCCTGCTCAAGCACCGGCTCATGCCCTATCTGTACGGAGTGGCCGCGGAGGCGCACCGTACCGGCGTCCCGATGATGCGGCCGATGCTGGCGGAGTTCCCCGGCGACCCCGCCTCCCGCACCCTGGACCGGCAGTACATGCTCGGCCCGGACCTCCTGGTCGCCCCGGTCTTCACGGAGGACGGCGAGGTCGAGTACTACGTGCCCGAGGGCACCTGGACCTCCCTTCTCACCGGCGAGCGGGTGACCGGCCCGGCCTGGCGGCACGAGACGCACGGCTTCGACAGCCTGCCCCTGCTGGTCAGGGACGGCGCCGTACTGCCGTGGGGCGCCGACGACCAGCGCCCGGACGGCGACTGGCTCGACGGGCTCACCCTGCGGGTCTTCGGCTCAGGGACCGGCGAGAGCACGGTCACCGTGCCGGACCTGGCCGGAGCCACCGCGGCAGAGTTCCGCGTCAT
- a CDS encoding sialidase family protein, producing MRASPAPQPEPAPRPRRRTVLAGAAVAAAAASVLPAAGAAEAARRPAKTQPHRWRTAAIGGTGFVTGVLFHPAVRGLAYARTDIGGAYRWDDRRSRWTPLTDHLGWDDWNLLGVEAMAVDPAHPDRLYLALGTYAQEWASPGAVLRSEDRGATWARTDLTVRLGANEDGRGCGERLLVDPRDSGTLWLGTRHDGMLRSTDRGATWAADTSFPATPSASGQGVTLLVAVGRTVYAGWGDGGTALYRTNGSGGWEAVPGQPSAGASTKVPVRAAYDAGGRALYVSYADGPGPNNQSDGSVHRLDTVRGTWTDVTPAVPGEGDTFGYGGVAVDAARPGTVVVSTNNRWGPVDTLFRSTDGGASWTSLKDTAVLDVSETPYLKWGGEPKFGWWIQAVAVDPYDSEHIVYGTGATVFGTRDLVHWAPEIRGLEESAVRQLIAPPSGARLLSGLGDIGVMYHDSLTASPSRGMASNPVFGTATGLALATLKPSYVVRTGWPSGSESAGARSHDGGASWQPFASQPTIASSAPGPVAVSADGATLLWSFVHWDGTKYAAHRSTDGGATWAEVATFPKGGTPVADPLDPKRFYVYDTDSGTVLLSTDKGATFTVGATGLPSGDVQFRIAAAPGRSGDLWLSAKDHGLLRSTDGGRTFTAVAGCQASHALGFGKAAPSRGRTGYPAVFQTGRVSATYDGVAVLRSDDAGATWVRINDDAHRWGWTGEVITGDPRVHGRVYLGTNGRGIQYADPQ from the coding sequence ATGCGCGCTTCACCCGCCCCTCAGCCAGAACCCGCACCGCGCCCCCGCCGCCGGACCGTCCTGGCCGGCGCGGCGGTGGCCGCGGCCGCGGCCTCCGTGCTGCCTGCGGCGGGCGCGGCCGAGGCCGCCCGGCGCCCCGCGAAGACGCAGCCGCACCGCTGGCGCACCGCGGCGATCGGCGGGACGGGCTTCGTGACGGGCGTCCTGTTCCATCCGGCCGTGCGTGGCCTCGCCTACGCCCGGACGGACATCGGCGGCGCCTACCGGTGGGACGACCGCAGGTCCCGGTGGACCCCGCTCACCGACCACCTGGGCTGGGACGACTGGAATCTGCTGGGCGTCGAGGCGATGGCCGTCGACCCGGCACATCCGGACCGGCTGTACCTGGCCCTCGGGACGTACGCGCAGGAGTGGGCGTCCCCAGGCGCGGTGCTCAGGTCCGAGGACCGCGGCGCGACCTGGGCGCGCACGGACCTCACGGTGCGGCTCGGGGCCAACGAGGACGGCCGGGGCTGCGGCGAGCGGCTCCTCGTCGATCCCCGCGACAGTGGGACCCTCTGGCTCGGCACGCGCCACGACGGGATGCTGCGCTCCACGGACCGGGGCGCCACCTGGGCCGCCGACACCTCCTTCCCCGCCACCCCGTCGGCGAGCGGCCAGGGCGTCACCCTGCTGGTGGCGGTGGGCCGGACGGTGTACGCGGGCTGGGGCGACGGCGGCACGGCCCTCTACCGGACGAACGGGTCCGGGGGCTGGGAGGCGGTCCCCGGACAGCCGTCCGCCGGAGCGTCGACGAAGGTACCCGTCCGCGCGGCCTACGACGCGGGCGGCCGCGCGCTGTACGTGAGTTACGCGGACGGGCCGGGTCCGAACAACCAGTCCGACGGCTCGGTGCACCGCCTCGACACGGTGAGGGGGACCTGGACCGACGTGACCCCGGCCGTTCCCGGTGAGGGTGACACCTTCGGATACGGCGGGGTGGCCGTCGACGCGGCCCGCCCGGGGACGGTCGTCGTCTCCACGAACAACCGCTGGGGCCCGGTGGACACTCTCTTCCGCTCGACGGACGGCGGGGCGAGCTGGACCTCGCTCAAGGACACGGCGGTGCTGGACGTCTCGGAGACCCCGTATCTGAAGTGGGGCGGGGAGCCGAAGTTCGGCTGGTGGATCCAGGCCGTGGCCGTCGATCCGTACGACTCGGAGCACATCGTGTACGGCACCGGGGCCACGGTCTTCGGGACGCGCGACCTGGTGCACTGGGCCCCGGAGATCCGAGGCCTGGAGGAGTCGGCGGTGCGCCAGCTGATCGCACCGCCCTCGGGAGCCCGGCTGCTGAGCGGTCTGGGTGACATCGGGGTCATGTACCACGACTCGCTGACCGCCTCCCCGTCGCGCGGCATGGCGTCGAACCCGGTGTTCGGCACGGCGACCGGACTCGCCCTGGCCACCCTGAAGCCGTCGTACGTCGTGCGGACGGGCTGGCCCTCGGGGTCCGAGTCGGCCGGCGCCCGCTCCCACGACGGCGGCGCGAGCTGGCAGCCGTTCGCCTCCCAGCCGACGATCGCCTCCTCGGCGCCCGGCCCGGTGGCGGTCTCCGCCGACGGCGCGACGCTGCTGTGGTCGTTCGTCCACTGGGACGGCACGAAGTACGCCGCGCACCGCTCCACGGACGGTGGCGCGACCTGGGCCGAGGTGGCCACGTTCCCCAAGGGCGGAACCCCGGTCGCCGACCCGCTCGACCCGAAGCGTTTCTACGTCTACGACACCGATTCGGGCACCGTCCTCCTGTCCACGGACAAGGGCGCGACCTTCACCGTGGGCGCGACCGGCCTCCCTTCGGGGGACGTCCAGTTCCGCATCGCCGCGGCTCCGGGGCGCTCCGGCGACCTGTGGCTGTCCGCCAAGGACCACGGGCTGCTGCGCTCGACGGACGGCGGCCGCACGTTCACGGCGGTGGCCGGCTGCCAGGCCTCGCACGCCCTCGGATTCGGGAAGGCCGCCCCGTCGAGGGGACGGACGGGCTACCCGGCGGTCTTCCAGACCGGGCGGGTCTCCGCGACGTACGACGGTGTGGCCGTGCTCCGCTCCGACGACGCGGGCGCGACCTGGGTCCGTATCAACGACGACGCCCACCGGTGGGGGTGGACCGGTGAGGTCATCACCGGCGACCCCCGCGTCCACGGCCGTGTCTATCTGGGCACCAACGGCCGCGGCATCCAGTACGCAGACCCCCAGTAG